In Halobacteriovorax sp. HLS, the genomic stretch TCCAAGAAAGTATTGATAAGGGACTTTTCTTGAGTGAAGAGAAAGTCATTTCAAGAGGTGATCTCGACAAGGCTTTTAGTGAAGCCGATTATACTTTAGAGGGGATTTTCGAAAATGGAGGTCAGGAGCACTTCTATCTCGAGAGTCATGCTACTGCCGCTTATCCTTTAGAGAATAATCAAATAGAGGTTCATTCTTCCTCTCAACATCCAAGCGAAACTCAGCACGTTGTCGCTCATGCGCTCGGGCTTTCTTTTCATCAAGTCGTATGTGTTGTTAAAAGAATGGGAGGTGGATTTGGAGGGAAAGAGTCTCAGGCGGCCCCATTTGCAAGTCTAGCCGCACTTTGTGCAAAAAAGCTTAAGCGACCTGCTCGTCTTATTTTAAACAAAGACGATGATATGAAAGTCACTGGCAAGAGACATCCATTTAAAAATTTTTGGAAAGTTGCTTTTAATAAAGATGGAAAAATTTTAGGTTATAAAATAATACTCTACTCAAATGGAGGAGCTTTCACTGATCTTTCAGGATCAATTTTGGAAAGAGCGATGTTACATAGTGACGGTTGTTACTATATTCCAAATATCGATATAAAAGGGCGAGTCTGTAAAACTAATATTCATTCGAATACTGCCTTTCGCGGTTTTGGAGGTCCTCAAGGGAATGCGACAATAGAAAGTGTAATTGAAGAAATTGCTCTTAAGTTAAATATTGATGCTTCTATTGTAAGACAAATTAATTTGTATCAAGCAGATAATTTAGAAACTCCTTATGGACAAGTTCTTGAAAATAATAATTTACCTGAAATTTATAATGAGCTCATGGCCACCTCCGATTATACAAAAAGAAGAGCAGAGATTGACCAGTTTAATAAGAGCTCGAAAACTCATATTAAAGGGATGGCCGTTACTGGCACAAAGTTTGGTATCGCATTTACTGCTAGATTCTTAAATCAAGGTAATGCTCTTGTTAACTTGCATCTTGATGGAACTGTACAAGTATCGACAGGAGCAACTGAGATGGGGCAAGGAGTAAATACTAAGATTCAACAAGTCGCTTCAAATTGTTTTGGTCTTAAATTTAGCGATGTTCAAGTTATGCCTACATCGACGGAGAAGAATCATAATACTTCTCCTACCGCAGCTTCAAGTGGTTCAGATCTAAACTGTATGGCGACATTAATTGCCTGTGAGAAGATTTGTGATAGGTTACGTTCAGTCTTTGATTCTCACTTTAGTGGAGCACTAAAAGAAGATCAAGAAATAGAGCTAGACCTAACAAAGAAGCGTGATTATATTGTTTTTGAAAATGATGAAGTTATCGATACAAAATCAAAACAAAGTATTTCTTTAAAAGATTTAATCCAGATCGCTTACTTTAACAGAGTTTCTTTAGGAGATTATGCTTTCTATAAAACTCCCGGTCTTGGCTTTAATAAAGATAAAGGGAAGGGACAGGCCTTTAATTACTATACTAATGGCATGGCCGTTAGTGAGGTTAGCATAGATAGATTCACTGGAGAGCTTAAAGTTCTAAGGACGGATATTCTCATGGACTTGGGACGTTCGTTAAACCCTGGTATTGATATTGGACAAGTCGCAGGTGCTTTTGTTCAGGGAATGGGTTGGGTTACCACCGAAAATCTTGTGTATAATGCTGAAGGGGTGCTTTTATCTCACTCGCCGACAACATATAAAATACCAAGTATTCAAGATACGCCGAGAGAATTTAATATTAATTTTATTGAAAATAACTCTAACGATGTATGTGTCCACAGATCTAAAGCCGTGGGGGAACCTCCTTTTCTCCTTGGCAATTCAGTTTGGAATGCTGTCAAGAATGCGATCTCTTATATAGATAAAGGTAAGTCTTCCGCCCTCAAGCTACCTGCGACTGGAGAAGAAATTTTAATGAGTTTAGATGATTGAAGAAATTTTAAAGTTACAGAAATTGAATAAACCTTTTTGTGTTGCGACTCTTGTTAACGTAAGAGGTAGTGCTCCTCAAGATCAAGGCGCGAAAATTATTATTCTTCCCTGTGGAGATATTCAAGGTACTATTGGTGGTGGGAAAATAGAGGCCCATGCCATTCAGTATGCTAAAGACAAGCTGAGTTCTAAAGAGAAGAAGAAGACCTTTTTTGAAACTTGGAATTTGCAAAGAGATATTGGAATGACCTGTGGTGGTGAGGTTTCAATTTTCTTTGAACTCTATAACCTGAATACTTGGAATATAACAGTCTTTGGTGCTGGTCACGTGTCTCAAAAACTAGTGCGTGTATTGAATACACTTAGTTGTCATATAACTTTGGTCGACAATAGAGAAGAATGGATTGATAAGTGTCAAGGACTAGAGAATGTTACAACTATTTATTTAGAAGAAATGTCTGATCATGTAAAAAGTCTTAAAGAAGATAACTTTGTTGTTATTATGACGATGGGACACTCGTATGATATGCCTATTCTACGAGAGATTTTTACAAGAAAATTGAAGTTTCCTTATTTAGGAGTAATAGGTTCCCAAAGCAAAAGAAATGTAATTGAAAAAGAGCTATTGGAATTTAATCTAAAAGATTGTGAATTTACTTGCCCAATGGGTCTTCCTATAGGCGACAATTCTCCTGAGGAGATATCCATAAGTGTTACCGCTGAGCTTTTAAAGTATAAGGATAGTTATTTTAAAACTTCTAAGAGAAATTAATTTAAGAGGCGATCTCTCTTTGTTTCTTGGTTTCTATAGCACATCTTAAATAGTAGATAAGTTCTTTCTTAGTAACAGGCTTTTTTACAAAAAATACTTCATCCCAAACTTCACTGCTAGGAATAAGATCTGGCTCAAGCGCACTAAGAAAAATAACTGGTGTTTTTTGATTTAATGAATAGTTTTCTCTAAGCTCTTTTACAAAAGTCTGACCATTCATTATAGGCATTTGATAGTCACATATGATCGTATCGTAATCTACTCTCATACAGCTTTTTGAGGCCTCATTTCCGTCTCTTGTTATTTTTATGATTGCTGGAAAGTAAACCTTTATATAGCTAGAAATAAGCTCCGTTAAGTCAGAATCATCATCAACTAAGAGAATTTTAATTGCATCCTCATCTACACGTTCGGTTTTTACAATTTCTAGTTTTTTAGGAGGTTCTTGCTCGGGAGAAGTTTCCTGTGTCTCTTCTACATAAGGAACGAAATTTTTAAACTTCTGACTTAGCTCGTTGAAGTCATGAGTGTAGTCTAAATCTTTCTGTGTTTCTTCTATCACTTGGGTTATTTCATCACAGAAGTTAAAACAAAGATCAAAGATATTCTGGCAGAACTCAATTTTATTCTCTTTTACTTTTAACATTAGATCTTCAAATTCATGTGAGATGGTTGACATGGATTCAAACTCACATGCTTTTGAATTACCCTTTACACTATGTACAATTCTGAAGATGGCATCTACATTTTCGTCCGTTATTTCTGCTGGGGAGTTGACCTTTAGTATATCAAAAAAGTCAGCGAATAAGTCTTCTAGCTCATTAAGTGTCGATAATTTAAATTCTATTTCAAAATCTTCCATTCTTCATTTTCGTCCTATCATTAAAAAAGTTAAGTATTTATTGAAATATTAAGTTTCTCTAAAGTAGTATTAGATATGAAAAAATTACTCTCTACTTTTGCCATACTGCTTTGCTTTTTAACTTTAATTTCTTCAAGTTATGCGAACTTTTCTCTCACTGCGAGTGGAGGGGTCTCTCTTGGTGTGTATGAAGCAGGTTTTCTGTACTATTCAATGAAAAGTAACGTAACTCAAGTTCAAGATCGAGAAATGATTATTACCGGAGCTTCGGCAGGAGCGATTAATTCATTTGTAACAATTTTAGAAAAATGCTCCGAGGTTCATGATGATCCCCAACAGTCTCTTTTTTGGAAAACATGGATCCCTCTGAATTTTGACAACTTCTTTTTAAAAGAGAATCAAAAGGCCAGAAGTCTATTACAGAGAGAGTCTTTAGAGAATCTTTTTTCAATGCTTGAAAGAAGATGGAACTCTGGTCTAGTTAAAGGTTGTACATCTACTCTTGGAGTTACAATTACGAGAAAAAATCCCTTGGTCTTTCATAAAGGAACAGCATTAAACTATTCTAGAGTTGCAGAAAATGTTGTTATCAAAATTACGGGAAGGGGATTTGGCAAGGCTCCAGCAGTAGAAAATTTCTATCTACATAATAATGGAATTCAATTATCGCTTCCTTTTAATAGTTCAAAATTTTCTAATTATAATCTATTGAAAGATTTGCTATTAGCCTCTTCTAGTTTCCCTTTGGCATTTGAGCCTAAAAAACTTCCCCACTGTGTAATTCTTCCTGGTGCATTTGAAGATTGTGATGAGACTAATTCTCGTGAAGATCTATTTGTCGATGGGGGAGTGTACAATAATGCGCCATTAGATCTCGCTTATAAAATAGCAAAGGAGAGAGGGCTTGAGAAAAAAATTAGTTTTGTATATCTAGATCCATCACTTAAGGATTACCCTGTCGTTGTTGAGGATGAATTTGAAAGTGCAGAGCCTAGCTTATTTAAAGATTTTATTTCATTCTTTAGAGACTTTGTAAGCTCTTCTCGTAGTGGACAAATTTCTAATTTTCTAAGTACTCATCCAGAGATTGGAGAAAGGTTAATTCCTTTAAAGGGATCTTTGCCACTAGCTTCAGAACCACTTTACGGATTTAGTGGCTTCTTTGAGGAAGACTTTAGAATTTTTGATTTTTATCTGGGAATTGTTGA encodes the following:
- a CDS encoding xanthine dehydrogenase molybdopterin binding subunit translates to MSIGKNIRHDSAVTHVSGESVFIDDKAFVAGEVVCGYLGSPIACGKLLNIDFSKALEVEGVLGIYTHEDLVHNRWGAIVKEQPILVDDLITHVDEPICVIAAESYQAIEQAKKLINLEYEQYTPVLDIQESIDKGLFLSEEKVISRGDLDKAFSEADYTLEGIFENGGQEHFYLESHATAAYPLENNQIEVHSSSQHPSETQHVVAHALGLSFHQVVCVVKRMGGGFGGKESQAAPFASLAALCAKKLKRPARLILNKDDDMKVTGKRHPFKNFWKVAFNKDGKILGYKIILYSNGGAFTDLSGSILERAMLHSDGCYYIPNIDIKGRVCKTNIHSNTAFRGFGGPQGNATIESVIEEIALKLNIDASIVRQINLYQADNLETPYGQVLENNNLPEIYNELMATSDYTKRRAEIDQFNKSSKTHIKGMAVTGTKFGIAFTARFLNQGNALVNLHLDGTVQVSTGATEMGQGVNTKIQQVASNCFGLKFSDVQVMPTSTEKNHNTSPTAASSGSDLNCMATLIACEKICDRLRSVFDSHFSGALKEDQEIELDLTKKRDYIVFENDEVIDTKSKQSISLKDLIQIAYFNRVSLGDYAFYKTPGLGFNKDKGKGQAFNYYTNGMAVSEVSIDRFTGELKVLRTDILMDLGRSLNPGIDIGQVAGAFVQGMGWVTTENLVYNAEGVLLSHSPTTYKIPSIQDTPREFNINFIENNSNDVCVHRSKAVGEPPFLLGNSVWNAVKNAISYIDKGKSSALKLPATGEEILMSLDD
- the xdhC gene encoding xanthine dehydrogenase accessory protein XdhC — translated: MIEEILKLQKLNKPFCVATLVNVRGSAPQDQGAKIIILPCGDIQGTIGGGKIEAHAIQYAKDKLSSKEKKKTFFETWNLQRDIGMTCGGEVSIFFELYNLNTWNITVFGAGHVSQKLVRVLNTLSCHITLVDNREEWIDKCQGLENVTTIYLEEMSDHVKSLKEDNFVVIMTMGHSYDMPILREIFTRKLKFPYLGVIGSQSKRNVIEKELLEFNLKDCEFTCPMGLPIGDNSPEEISISVTAELLKYKDSYFKTSKRN
- a CDS encoding PleD family two-component system response regulator; protein product: MEDFEIEFKLSTLNELEDLFADFFDILKVNSPAEITDENVDAIFRIVHSVKGNSKACEFESMSTISHEFEDLMLKVKENKIEFCQNIFDLCFNFCDEITQVIEETQKDLDYTHDFNELSQKFKNFVPYVEETQETSPEQEPPKKLEIVKTERVDEDAIKILLVDDDSDLTELISSYIKVYFPAIIKITRDGNEASKSCMRVDYDTIICDYQMPIMNGQTFVKELRENYSLNQKTPVIFLSALEPDLIPSSEVWDEVFFVKKPVTKKELIYYLRCAIETKKQREIAS
- a CDS encoding patatin-like phospholipase family protein, encoding MKKLLSTFAILLCFLTLISSSYANFSLTASGGVSLGVYEAGFLYYSMKSNVTQVQDREMIITGASAGAINSFVTILEKCSEVHDDPQQSLFWKTWIPLNFDNFFLKENQKARSLLQRESLENLFSMLERRWNSGLVKGCTSTLGVTITRKNPLVFHKGTALNYSRVAENVVIKITGRGFGKAPAVENFYLHNNGIQLSLPFNSSKFSNYNLLKDLLLASSSFPLAFEPKKLPHCVILPGAFEDCDETNSREDLFVDGGVYNNAPLDLAYKIAKERGLEKKISFVYLDPSLKDYPVVVEDEFESAEPSLFKDFISFFRDFVSSSRSGQISNFLSTHPEIGERLIPLKGSLPLASEPLYGFSGFFEEDFRIFDFYLGIVDAKIALKEKFKPLSRAQFNKLSYDWKWIFCMEAAYNKNIENAKYCSEDTSDVGQNLKVLFIVSIERLFSNCSELSSYSGTHHFCKIAANGKGPEAAFGKWDKDWKREQSETHLQYILRRLNHYGFHFRDLGLKKDNGEVAIVKIKDKINKAIKIAAKSQPSDHEFLISQFSSPLLNFMIYTPTPIENYIMIGSNSFDIGRSLVFSTNSRLASFVRYGYGIMGFGLDSIYRSETSNVGFMPYMGIYWEPTGFSTPMWQYRMGFRAGYQFSTAYDFQPGKCSVESSASRHFPSCSAPIATAVISSSFLESIKVEFTYSLPFLNNYDNKPDFFALLFGWQF